The DNA region AGGCAGCGTGCCTTCGTTGGGATTCACCTGGGGCGCCACTGTAAATTCCGTAATCTCTACCTTTTCCTCGTTGGCAACTGTTAACAGTGCATGTTCTACTTCTTCGCCAATTACATGCTCGCCAAACGCCGAGATAAAATGCTTAATCCTTCCGGTAACGACGATCTTATAAGGATTTTTGGACACAAATTTAACCGTGTCGCCAATACTGTAGCCCCACAAACCGGCATTGGTATTCAAAATCAGTGCATAATTGGTATTTAGCTCCACCTCGCCGAGCGATAACCGGGTTGGATTTTCGTTGTGGTATTCATCAGCTGGAATAAACTCATAAAATATCCCTGCATCGGCCAATAACAATAAACCTTTATCTTTTTGCGAATCCTGATAAGCGATAAATCCCTCAGATGCGGGATAGGTTTCAATAGAATCGATTTTTCTGCCGATGCTCTGCTCTATTTTGGCCCGGTAAGGTTCGAAATTTACGCCTCCATAAATAAACAAGCTGAAGTTTTTGAATATTTCAGCGATTTTTTTGCCTCCTGTTTTTTCTGATAGCTTGTCGAAATACATTTGCACCCAGGGCGGAATACCAGATATTAAAGTCATGTTCTGATGAACGGTTTCCTCAACAATGGCATCAACTTTCTGTTCCCAGTCTTCAATGATATTGGTTTCGTATGATGGCAGTCTGTTTTTTTGCAGGTAGGCAGGCACATGGTGTGCAACAATGCCCGATAAGCGCCCAACGTTGATGCCGTTTTTTACGCTCAACACCGGACTTCCCTGTAAAAAGATCATTTTTCCGTTTACAAAGTCAGTTTTTCCGGTTTCATTAATATAAGTTAAAATGGCGTTTCGAGCGGCTTTAATGTGCTCAGGCATCGATTCTTTTGAAAGTGGAATATACTTTACGCCCGAAGTTGTTCCTGAGGTTTTGGCGAAATAAAGCGGTTTGCCTTTCCAAAGCACATCCGCCTCTCCGGCCACAACGCGATCTACGTAAGGCTTTAAACCTTCGTAATCCCGAACGGGTACGTGCAGCTTAAAATCGTTATAGTTATTAATGGTGTTAAAGCGATGGTCTTTACCGAAAGCGGTGTGTTTAGCCTCCCTGATCAGGCTTTCAAGAATGTTCTGCTGAGCGTTAACAGCATTATTCTTCCATCGGTTTATTCGCCAAACTGCAAATGCCGCAAAAGGCTTACTTAGCATCGATTTCAATCCCATAACTTCCAAGCCCCTAGAAGGGCTTACCCTTTCTATTGATCTTATTTACAAAAAACTGAGATTGAAACATATTAAAAAGATTTTTTTCTTGACGGGTGCTTGAGATTTTTATCCTAGGTCAATTTTTGGCATGTTGTTTTTTTTATGCGATTTTGACCGCTAAACCGTCTCTACCCGGCAGTTGTAGTTAATTTTCGTGTGCTATTATTTCTTTGTTATTTATTTCTATTAAATCGTACTCTGAAAGCAAATCAACTATTTGGTTTAAATTGCTTTCGATAAGGTTTATTAAGTTGCGATTAATAATATTACCTGTTGAAATAAAGAGAAATTTCTTCGGAACACCAATTATTATATGAGAATCTAAGAAATCAGAATCCTTTGAAATAACGACTCGATCTTGCTCAAGAGACGTTTTCCTTATTTCTCGATCAGTTGTTTGCTCT from Pedobacter endophyticus includes:
- a CDS encoding DUF5615 family PIN-like protein, which gives rise to MKFLIDANLPFKLALHLRNKGFDVIHTDDLPNKEQTTDREIRKTSLEQDRVVISKDSDFLDSHIIIGVPKKFLFISTGNIINRNLINLIESNLNQIVDLLSEYDLIEINNKEIIAHEN
- a CDS encoding GH3 auxin-responsive promoter family protein, whose protein sequence is MGLKSMLSKPFAAFAVWRINRWKNNAVNAQQNILESLIREAKHTAFGKDHRFNTINNYNDFKLHVPVRDYEGLKPYVDRVVAGEADVLWKGKPLYFAKTSGTTSGVKYIPLSKESMPEHIKAARNAILTYINETGKTDFVNGKMIFLQGSPVLSVKNGINVGRLSGIVAHHVPAYLQKNRLPSYETNIIEDWEQKVDAIVEETVHQNMTLISGIPPWVQMYFDKLSEKTGGKKIAEIFKNFSLFIYGGVNFEPYRAKIEQSIGRKIDSIETYPASEGFIAYQDSQKDKGLLLLADAGIFYEFIPADEYHNENPTRLSLGEVELNTNYALILNTNAGLWGYSIGDTVKFVSKNPYKIVVTGRIKHFISAFGEHVIGEEVEHALLTVANEEKVEITEFTVAPQVNPNEGTLPYHEWFIEFSAAPNDLAAFSKKVDLALQKKNIYYFDLIEGNILQPLIIRTLQKDAFVNYMKSEGKLGGQNKVPRLSNDRKLADGLEKYII